The following proteins come from a genomic window of Paucimonas lemoignei:
- the pupA_1 gene encoding TonB-dependent siderophore receptor, producing the protein MKSKYNTAARRLLSLSKPAWRSSASAVVLGLALGASAGAFAETRPVNIPAQPLDAALNALGAQTGLQVLYRPEMVSGKKSAAVKGDLEPGAALDLLLRNAGLDYRIENNTIYLSEKGSPTAAMELGETTIQGQGMGMATENSGSYTTGLTSVGSKTPTSLRQTPQSISIVSQQLMADQQMTDINDAMRATPGITVQNNTYRTADILSRGFSIQNFQLDGAAPMAQGSAVGSFYSSNVYDLAEFDHIEVLRGSAALFGGTGDPGGLVNMVRKRPMDAFQLKLTASAGSWDNYRQELDVTGPIAFDGKLRGRMVVANTDRQYFVDNRSTEKPFVYGVLEADVTDDTMLTFGVRYNKAHENGTQSSVPRYLDGSDLKLPRHTGLTQNWAYTDATGREVFAKIDHRFNDDWKLNVSYTDLWDNGYFKSATSNGAGVNPVTGGGLIWYGTQVKQENQQRMWDTNVSGNFEAFGLKHSLVVGADYQDITSRWLGTGRFAAAGQPLNVFDPDSTPFPEPADDYNYSRDYKPNNQTQYGLYGSLRLQLAEPLHLILGARVQRYKFEQTYQTRVGTTWTPQSDISMRAPTKVTPYGGVVYDLNDEWSVYGSYSKIYKPQINRLQGPLPGTPMEALEGNTFETGLKGELFGGAINTNLAFYYTKRENEGVRDNSYPVNDFAFSGSCCWVSSGEVVSRGIDLEASGEILPDWMVMAGYTYNINRNKDSSAPLSTVTPKHLFKVFSTYRLPGVLSDFKVGGGVTAQSSNYLSGSVTYNGVTSNYDFDQPGYAVWSALAEYRVDEHWTVTYNANNLFDKTYYATVGSTFPTNWYGEPRNHMLTLRGTFW; encoded by the coding sequence ATGAAATCCAAATACAACACAGCTGCACGAAGGCTGTTGAGCCTGTCGAAGCCCGCCTGGCGATCCTCCGCATCGGCCGTGGTGCTGGGGCTGGCGCTGGGCGCGAGTGCTGGTGCATTCGCCGAGACTCGTCCGGTGAACATTCCGGCCCAACCGCTGGATGCGGCCCTCAACGCATTGGGCGCGCAGACCGGCTTGCAGGTGTTGTACCGCCCTGAAATGGTCAGCGGCAAGAAGTCCGCTGCGGTCAAAGGTGATCTGGAACCTGGCGCGGCGCTGGATCTGCTGCTGCGTAATGCAGGCCTGGATTACCGCATCGAGAACAACACCATTTACCTCAGCGAAAAGGGCTCGCCAACCGCCGCCATGGAGCTGGGTGAAACCACGATTCAGGGCCAGGGCATGGGCATGGCCACGGAGAACTCCGGGTCTTATACCACCGGCCTGACCAGTGTTGGCTCAAAGACGCCAACCAGTCTGCGTCAGACGCCGCAGTCGATCTCCATCGTCAGCCAGCAGCTTATGGCCGACCAGCAGATGACCGACATCAACGACGCCATGCGCGCCACGCCGGGCATCACGGTGCAGAACAACACCTATCGCACGGCTGACATTCTGTCCCGTGGTTTCTCGATCCAGAACTTCCAGCTCGACGGTGCGGCGCCCATGGCACAGGGCAGTGCGGTGGGCAGTTTCTATTCGTCCAACGTCTATGACCTGGCCGAATTCGACCACATCGAAGTGCTGCGCGGTTCAGCTGCGTTGTTTGGCGGCACCGGTGACCCGGGCGGGCTGGTCAACATGGTTCGCAAGCGCCCGATGGATGCCTTCCAGCTCAAACTCACCGCATCGGCGGGCAGCTGGGACAACTATCGCCAGGAACTGGACGTCACCGGTCCTATCGCCTTCGACGGCAAGCTGCGCGGCCGCATGGTGGTGGCGAACACCGATCGCCAATACTTCGTCGACAACCGCAGCACCGAGAAGCCGTTTGTCTACGGCGTGCTGGAAGCGGACGTCACGGATGACACCATGCTCACCTTCGGTGTGCGTTACAACAAGGCTCACGAAAACGGTACCCAGAGCTCGGTGCCGCGTTACCTGGATGGCTCCGACCTCAAGCTGCCGCGCCATACCGGTCTGACCCAGAACTGGGCCTATACCGATGCCACAGGGCGTGAAGTCTTCGCCAAGATCGACCACAGGTTCAACGATGACTGGAAGCTCAACGTTTCCTACACCGACCTGTGGGACAACGGTTACTTCAAAAGCGCGACCTCCAACGGCGCAGGGGTCAACCCGGTCACCGGCGGCGGCCTGATCTGGTACGGCACCCAGGTCAAGCAGGAAAACCAGCAGCGCATGTGGGACACCAACGTCTCGGGCAACTTCGAGGCCTTTGGCCTCAAGCACTCGCTGGTGGTCGGCGCCGACTACCAGGACATCACCAGCCGTTGGCTGGGTACCGGCCGATTTGCAGCGGCGGGTCAGCCGCTCAATGTCTTCGATCCGGACAGCACGCCATTTCCGGAACCCGCGGACGACTACAACTACAGCCGCGATTACAAACCCAACAACCAGACGCAATATGGCCTCTACGGCAGCCTGCGCCTGCAACTGGCCGAGCCTCTGCACCTGATCCTCGGCGCTCGGGTGCAGCGTTATAAATTCGAGCAGACGTACCAGACTCGGGTCGGCACGACCTGGACGCCGCAATCCGACATTTCCATGCGTGCACCGACCAAGGTCACGCCTTATGGTGGTGTGGTCTACGACCTGAACGATGAGTGGTCGGTGTATGGCAGCTACTCGAAGATCTACAAACCGCAGATCAACCGGCTGCAAGGTCCATTGCCCGGCACGCCCATGGAGGCGCTGGAAGGCAACACCTTTGAAACCGGTCTGAAAGGGGAGCTTTTCGGCGGGGCCATCAACACCAATCTCGCCTTCTATTACACCAAGCGTGAAAACGAAGGCGTGCGTGACAACAGCTACCCGGTCAACGACTTTGCCTTCTCGGGCAGCTGCTGCTGGGTCAGCAGTGGCGAGGTGGTGAGCCGGGGTATCGACCTGGAAGCATCGGGTGAAATCCTCCCGGACTGGATGGTGATGGCGGGCTACACCTACAACATCAACCGCAACAAGGATTCCAGTGCACCACTGAGCACCGTGACGCCCAAGCATTTGTTCAAGGTGTTCTCGACCTATCGCCTGCCAGGCGTGCTGTCGGACTTTAAAGTGGGTGGTGGCGTTACCGCTCAAAGCTCCAATTACCTGAGCGGCAGCGTCACTTACAACGGCGTGACCAGCAACTACGACTTCGATCAGCCTGGCTATGCAGTCTGGAGTGCGCTGGCCGAGTACCGTGTCGACGAGCACTGGACCGTGACCTACAACGCCAACAACCTCTTCGACAAAACCTACTACGCCACAGTCGGTTCGACCTTCCCGACCAACTGGTACGGCGAGCCTCGTAACCACATGCTGACCCTGCGCGGTACCTTCTGGTAA
- a CDS encoding bile acid:sodium symporter, with the protein MRALATLSRFVGNTFAYWVLLFAILAFLFPQAFIGLKPLIVPLLGLVMFGMGLTLKLEDFSEVARHPWRVALGVVAHFVIMPGVAWLLCQVFHLPPEIAVGVILVGCCPSGTSSNVMAWLAKGDLALAVAIAAVTTLLAPLLTPTLIWFLASAWLPVSFMDMFWSILQLVMLPIVLGVLAQRLLGARVAYAIDVLPLISVVSIVMIVCAVVAASQAKIAESGLLIMAVVILHNSFGFLLGYFTGKVFKLPLPQRKSLALEVGMQNSGLGAALASAHFSPLAAVPSALFSVWHNISGALLSTYFRKMKDDPEPEASKASLAD; encoded by the coding sequence ATGCGTGCATTGGCAACCCTGAGTCGATTTGTCGGTAATACCTTTGCGTACTGGGTGCTGCTGTTCGCCATTCTGGCGTTCCTGTTCCCGCAGGCGTTCATTGGCCTCAAGCCGTTGATCGTGCCGCTGCTGGGCCTGGTGATGTTTGGCATGGGCCTGACCCTCAAACTTGAGGACTTTTCTGAAGTCGCCCGCCATCCATGGCGTGTGGCGCTGGGTGTGGTGGCGCACTTCGTGATCATGCCGGGTGTGGCGTGGTTGCTGTGCCAGGTGTTTCACCTGCCGCCGGAAATCGCCGTCGGTGTGATTCTGGTCGGTTGCTGCCCAAGTGGCACTTCGTCCAACGTCATGGCGTGGCTGGCCAAAGGCGATCTGGCCCTGGCCGTGGCCATCGCAGCGGTCACCACTCTGCTCGCGCCGTTGCTGACCCCGACCCTGATCTGGTTCCTGGCCTCGGCCTGGTTGCCGGTGTCCTTCATGGATATGTTCTGGTCGATTCTGCAACTGGTGATGCTGCCCATCGTGCTAGGTGTTCTCGCCCAGCGTCTGCTGGGTGCACGCGTGGCCTACGCCATTGACGTGCTGCCACTGATTTCGGTGGTCAGCATCGTGATGATCGTCTGCGCCGTGGTGGCCGCCAGTCAGGCGAAAATTGCTGAATCCGGGCTGCTGATCATGGCCGTGGTGATCCTGCACAACAGCTTTGGTTTCCTGCTGGGTTACTTCACCGGCAAGGTCTTCAAGCTGCCGCTGCCACAACGCAAATCCCTGGCGCTGGAAGTCGGGATGCAGAACTCCGGGCTCGGCGCTGCATTGGCCAGTGCGCACTTCTCGCCCCTGGCCGCCGTACCCAGCGCGCTGTTCAGTGTGTGGCACAACATCTCGGGCGCGTTGCTGTCGACTTACTTCCGCAAGATGAAAGACGACCCGGAGCCAGAAGCATCGAAAGCTTCATTGGCTGACTGA
- the rdgC gene encoding recombination-associated protein RdgC produces MWFKNLLVYRLTQDLPFDAEALETALATKPARACASQELTTYGFVAPFGKGEDAPLVHVSGDFLLISARKEERILPGSVVRDALKEKVEEIEAEQMRKVYKKEREQIKDEIIQAFLPRAFIRRSSTFAAIAPKQGLILVNSASPKRAEDLLSTLREVIGTLPVRPLTVKTAPTAVMTDWVTTQKAADNFFVLDECELRDTHEDGGIVRCKRQDLTSDEIQLHLSTGKVVTQLSLAWQDKLSFMLDDKMTVKRLKFEDLLQDQAEQDGGDEALGQLDASFTLMMLTFGEFLPELFEALGGEEIPQGI; encoded by the coding sequence ATGTGGTTCAAAAACCTGCTTGTCTACCGCCTGACCCAGGATCTGCCTTTTGACGCCGAAGCACTGGAAACTGCCCTGGCGACCAAACCGGCACGCGCCTGCGCCAGCCAGGAGTTGACCACTTACGGTTTCGTTGCCCCGTTCGGCAAAGGTGAAGACGCACCACTGGTTCACGTCAGTGGCGACTTCCTGCTGATCAGCGCGCGTAAAGAAGAACGCATCCTGCCGGGCAGTGTTGTGCGTGATGCCTTGAAGGAAAAGGTCGAAGAGATCGAAGCCGAGCAGATGCGCAAGGTCTATAAGAAGGAACGCGAGCAGATCAAGGATGAAATCATCCAGGCGTTCCTGCCGCGTGCCTTTATCCGTCGCTCGTCTACGTTCGCTGCGATTGCGCCGAAACAAGGTCTGATCCTGGTCAACTCGGCCAGCCCGAAACGCGCCGAAGACCTGCTGTCGACCCTGCGTGAAGTCATCGGCACCCTGCCCGTTCGCCCACTGACCGTGAAGACTGCGCCGACTGCGGTGATGACCGATTGGGTCACCACGCAGAAAGCCGCTGACAACTTCTTCGTGCTCGATGAATGCGAACTGCGCGATACCCACGAAGATGGCGGGATCGTGCGTTGCAAGCGTCAGGATCTGACCAGCGATGAAATCCAGCTGCACCTGAGCACCGGCAAAGTCGTGACTCAACTGTCCCTGGCGTGGCAGGACAAACTGTCTTTCATGCTCGACGACAAAATGACCGTCAAGCGTCTGAAGTTCGAAGATCTGTTGCAGGATCAGGCGGAACAGGACGGCGGTGACGAAGCCCTGGGTCAACTCGATGCCAGCTTCACGCTGATGATGCTGACCTTCGGCGAGTTCCTGCCGGAGCTGTTCGAAGCCCTGGGCGGCGAAGAGATTCCGCAAGGGATCTGA